One Pontibacillus yanchengensis DNA window includes the following coding sequences:
- a CDS encoding BMP family lipoprotein, whose amino-acid sequence MKQRRFLMIFALLLTIGLVLGACGSSDDTTSGSDEGGSEDQSDNSDSSKEESEGSADSEGNSDFSVAMVTDVGGVDDKSFNQSAWEGLKEFGSNNGMEKGQGGYDYAQSESDADYLNNLTRLVKNDYQLIFGIGYKLNDAISQVSERYPDRHFAIVDSVVEGDNVASITFKEHQGSFLVGVAAAMKTESNKVGFVGGTESDLIKKFESGFRAGVKSVNKDIEIEVQYAGGFDKADKGKLIASNMYKQGADVIYHASGATGNGVFAQAKDIKKSDPEANVWVIGVDRDQYEEGQIGDNNVTLTSMVKRVDIAVQDLSTKAMNGNFQSGVIKYGLDDDAISVAATNEAAYTEEISNSVNEWKQKITNGDIEVPSTRDELKTYLDSL is encoded by the coding sequence TTGAAACAACGTCGTTTTCTTATGATTTTTGCTTTATTACTTACAATTGGTCTAGTATTAGGAGCTTGTGGCTCTTCTGATGACACGACTAGTGGAAGTGATGAGGGAGGGTCAGAAGATCAATCCGATAATTCTGATTCCAGTAAGGAAGAATCTGAAGGTAGTGCAGATTCTGAAGGAAATAGTGATTTTAGCGTAGCAATGGTTACAGATGTTGGTGGAGTAGATGACAAGTCCTTTAACCAATCTGCATGGGAAGGACTAAAAGAATTTGGAAGCAACAATGGTATGGAAAAAGGACAAGGTGGATATGACTACGCTCAATCCGAATCAGACGCTGATTACTTAAACAACCTAACTCGGTTAGTGAAAAATGATTATCAACTTATTTTTGGAATTGGATACAAATTAAATGATGCTATTTCTCAAGTATCTGAACGCTATCCTGATCGCCATTTTGCAATAGTAGATAGTGTGGTTGAAGGAGATAATGTTGCAAGTATTACATTTAAAGAGCATCAAGGATCATTCCTTGTTGGTGTAGCAGCTGCTATGAAAACTGAGTCAAACAAAGTTGGATTCGTTGGCGGAACAGAAAGTGACTTAATCAAAAAGTTTGAAAGTGGTTTCCGTGCAGGTGTCAAATCTGTAAATAAAGATATTGAAATTGAAGTTCAATATGCTGGTGGTTTTGATAAAGCAGACAAAGGTAAATTAATTGCAAGTAATATGTATAAGCAGGGTGCTGATGTTATTTACCATGCTTCTGGAGCGACAGGAAATGGTGTGTTTGCTCAGGCTAAAGATATTAAAAAGAGTGACCCAGAAGCAAATGTATGGGTTATCGGTGTAGACCGTGACCAATATGAAGAAGGTCAAATCGGTGATAATAACGTTACGCTGACCTCCATGGTTAAACGTGTAGACATTGCTGTTCAAGACCTTTCTACAAAAGCTATGAATGGAAACTTCCAATCTGGTGTTATCAAATATGGTCTTGATGATGATGCGATTAGTGTAGCAGCAACTAACGAAGCAGCTTATACCGAAGAGATTAGTAATTCTGTTAATGAGTGGAAGCAAAAGATTACCAATGGCGACATTGAAGTTCCAAGCACTCGTGATGAATTGAAGACATATCTAGATTCATTATAA
- a CDS encoding GntR family transcriptional regulator: protein MSIKTDTRHLYLQVIDQIKKDIDTGLYKEREKLPSEFELSKQLGVSRATLREALRLLEEENVVTRRHGVGTFVNAKPVFSSGIEELFSVTDMIARAGMVPSSQYLSTEIVEPTEEETKKFHPINVGTLAKIERVRSADGDPVVYCVDKIPKHLLPMEYLHKEGSLFNLLEEYSEKRITYAVTFIEPVGFQERISSILNCEPGQSMLLLKQMHYTEDDEPILYSSNYFRADKFGFHVLRKRL, encoded by the coding sequence ATGAGTATAAAAACAGACACAAGACATTTATATTTACAAGTAATAGATCAAATAAAAAAGGACATTGATACGGGACTTTATAAAGAGCGAGAAAAACTACCATCTGAATTTGAATTATCTAAACAACTAGGGGTTTCAAGAGCTACACTCCGTGAAGCATTGAGATTACTTGAAGAAGAAAATGTTGTAACACGTAGACATGGGGTAGGTACATTTGTTAATGCAAAACCAGTTTTCTCATCTGGTATAGAAGAACTTTTTAGTGTGACGGATATGATTGCACGTGCAGGAATGGTTCCATCTAGTCAATATTTATCTACTGAAATTGTGGAACCTACAGAAGAAGAAACTAAAAAATTTCATCCAATAAATGTCGGAACATTAGCAAAAATTGAACGGGTTCGAAGTGCTGATGGTGATCCAGTCGTTTATTGTGTGGATAAAATACCAAAACACCTTCTTCCAATGGAGTACTTGCACAAGGAAGGCTCTCTATTTAACCTACTTGAAGAATATAGTGAAAAAAGAATCACATATGCAGTCACGTTTATAGAACCCGTTGGATTTCAGGAGAGAATATCCTCTATTTTAAACTGTGAACCTGGTCAATCTATGTTGTTGCTGAAACAGATGCATTACACAGAAGATGACGAGCCTATATTGTATTCTAGTAATTATTTTAGAGCTGATAAATTCGGATTCCACGTATTACGAAAAAGATTATAA